From Vanacampus margaritifer isolate UIUO_Vmar chromosome 8, RoL_Vmar_1.0, whole genome shotgun sequence, a single genomic window includes:
- the fbxo2 gene encoding F-box only protein 2, whose product MAINLIKNPNGEEQLEFWELTENGGSEWMVEDMPGDCGHDFSDTAVMKYFVTSFELCLKRQVIDLFQEGFTCEQLDAQPVVSVEDWYCGRQDSGCTYQISVSLLDDNHEVMQEFRPEPVTLDPDCDDCSWKQVSHAFSEYGPGLRFISFEHGGQDTKYWEGWFGVRVTGSSVTIQV is encoded by the exons ATGGCCATTAATCTGATCAAGAATCCCAATGGTGAAG AGCAACTGGAATTCTGGGAGCTGACAGAGAACGGTGGGAGCGAGTGGATGGTGGAGGACATGCCGGGAGACTGTGGACATGACTTCAGTGATACGGCTGTGATGAAATACTTTGTAACCTCCTTTGA GCTGTGTCTGAAGAGACAGGTGATCGATTTGTTCCAGGAAGGTTTCACTTGCGAACAGTTGGACGCCCAACCCGTCGTATCAGTTGAAGACTG GTACTGCGGCAGGCAGGACAGCGGCTGCACCTACCAAATAAGCGTGAGTCTGCTGGATGACAATCACGAGGTCATGCAGGAGTTCAGACCCGAACCCGTCACTCTCGACCCAGACTGTGACGACTGTTCGTGGAAGCAG GTCAGCCACGCGTTTTCGGAATACGGTCCCGGTCTACGGTTCATCTCCTTTGAACACGGAGGGCAGGACACAAAGTACTGGGAGGGCTGGTTTGGAGTCAGGGTTACCGGGAGCTCTGTTACTATTCAAGTGTAG
- the svbp gene encoding small vasohibin-binding protein, whose protein sequence is MEPACRKDKPKLNTTPTRGDRSKQKSAQQELKQRQRAEIYALNKVMTELEHRQFETFCKQMQQQGE, encoded by the exons ATGGAACCTGCTTGCCGGAAGGACAAGCCAAAGCTGAACACGACGCCAACCAGAGGAGACAGATCCAAACAGAAGTCTGCACAGCAGGAACTCAAACAGCGACAGAGGGCAGAG ATTTATGCTTTGAACAAGGTGATGACTGAGCTTGAACATCGGCAGTTTGAGACCTTTTGTAAACAGATGCAGCAACAAGGAGAATGA